The following proteins are co-located in the Deinococcus metallilatus genome:
- a CDS encoding MT-A70 family methyltransferase, producing MSAAEDFRRDVQGKYATILADPPWQFINRTGKVAPEHHRLSRYPTLGLEAIKAIPVADAAAPTAHLYLWVPNALLPEGLEVMSAWGFTYKTNLIWHKVRKDGEPDGRGVGFYFRNTTEIILFGVRGKGARTLAPGRRQVNILKTQKREHSRKPDEQYELIEACSPGPYLELFARGTRPGWTVWGNQADEAYTPTWETYSNHSRSQALSVEPLLLPSAPLEHAND from the coding sequence ATGTCGGCGGCCGAGGACTTTCGCCGGGACGTGCAGGGAAAGTACGCGACCATTCTGGCTGATCCCCCCTGGCAGTTCATCAACCGGACCGGCAAGGTCGCCCCTGAACATCACCGCCTCAGCCGCTACCCGACCCTGGGGCTGGAGGCGATCAAGGCCATTCCGGTTGCGGACGCGGCGGCCCCCACCGCTCACCTCTACCTGTGGGTGCCGAATGCCCTGCTGCCCGAGGGGCTGGAGGTCATGAGCGCCTGGGGATTCACGTACAAGACCAACCTGATCTGGCACAAAGTCCGCAAGGACGGTGAACCGGATGGGCGCGGGGTAGGCTTTTATTTTCGCAACACAACGGAGATCATCCTGTTTGGCGTGCGTGGCAAGGGTGCCCGCACGCTCGCGCCGGGCCGACGACAGGTCAATATCCTCAAGACACAGAAGCGCGAGCATTCCCGCAAGCCCGACGAGCAGTACGAACTGATCGAGGCGTGCAGCCCTGGCCCCTATCTGGAACTGTTTGCGCGGGGCACCCGCCCTGGCTGGACGGTCTGGGGCAACCAGGCGGATGAGGCGTACACACCCACCTGGGAGACATACAGTAACCATTCCCGGTCACAGGCCCTGTCCGTAGAACCGTTGCTGCTTCCCTCTGCGCCTCTGGAGCATGCCAACGATTGA
- a CDS encoding BglII/BstYI family type II restriction endonuclease: MALDLIPDHLREKYEVHEWKHACAILATDFPAEWNDLLALLDDFRLCQSWITSGGGNKSRVADAIDRFLVARGWREKKFDTAVTVDGVQKDSPTHKVDCFKNRVALEVEWNNKDPFFDRDLNNFRLLFDLRAISVGVIITRCDHLQTIFNRLGRGSSYGMSTTHMSKLLPRIEGGSGAGCPILVIGISERVYAEDC, from the coding sequence GTGGCACTTGATCTGATCCCCGACCACCTCCGCGAGAAGTACGAGGTGCATGAGTGGAAGCACGCCTGCGCCATCCTCGCCACTGACTTTCCTGCCGAGTGGAACGATCTGCTGGCCCTGCTGGACGACTTCCGGCTCTGTCAGTCCTGGATCACCTCGGGCGGGGGCAACAAGAGCCGCGTCGCCGACGCCATCGACCGCTTTCTGGTCGCCCGGGGCTGGCGTGAGAAAAAGTTCGACACGGCGGTCACGGTGGACGGTGTTCAGAAGGACAGCCCCACGCATAAGGTGGACTGCTTCAAGAACCGGGTCGCACTCGAAGTCGAATGGAACAACAAAGATCCCTTCTTCGACCGTGACCTGAACAACTTCCGGTTGCTGTTTGACCTGCGGGCTATCAGCGTGGGGGTCATCATCACGCGCTGCGACCATCTGCAAACCATCTTCAACCGGCTCGGGCGGGGAAGCAGTTACGGCATGAGTACCACGCATATGAGCAAACTGCTGCCCCGTATCGAGGGCGGGAGTGGCGCGGGCTGCCCCATTCTCGTCATCGGGATCAGCGAGCGTGTTTACGCGGAGGACTGCTGA